A region from the Brassica napus cultivar Da-Ae chromosome C8, Da-Ae, whole genome shotgun sequence genome encodes:
- the LOC106383270 gene encoding uncharacterized protein At2g29880-like has product MLKMTNKYFHCCIRMESGEASQPQKVKSGYFPWTSQESHLLKRLLVDGIRRGWRDSNGSLTKRTIETKVLPILNKQLRCNKTYKHYLNRMKSLKKEYHSYTDLLRFSSGFGWDPVTKQFTAPDEVWEEYLKAHPNNDNMKTKTFEAFEDLQVIFESATARGNNAFGLGGDATAEAFEVENDVQEREDVNHMENGTESNETTCRPSKEKLPSRKRAKFMLTVGQNSRHCHVKDTFKRSKFAISTSFNRVLKALLLIAPSQMVKPNGLVPTKIRESTRFYPYFKVYYFIFGKVFSFCYS; this is encoded by the exons ATGTTAAAGAtgactaataaatattttcattgttGTATTAGGATGGAATCAGGAGAAGCATCGCAGCCACAAAAAGTTAAGAGCGGATATTTTCCATGGACATCTCAAGAGAGTCACTTGTTGAAACGTCTTCTTGTTGATGGTATCAGACGAGGATGGCGTGATTCAAATGGCTCCTTGACCAAAAGAACAATAGAGACAAAGGTATTACCGATTCTAAACAAACAGCTCAGGTGCAACAAGACTTACAAGCATTACTTGAATCGAATGAAATCCTTGAAAAAAGAATATCATAGTTACACAGACCTGCTTCGATTTAGCTCTGGTTTTGGGTGGGATCCCGTAACTAAACAATTCACAGCTCCCGACGAAGTATGGGAAGAATATCTTAAG GCACATCCAAATAATGATAATATGAAGACTAAAACCTTTGAAGCTTTTGAAGACTTACAAGTCATTTTTGAAAGTGCTACAGCAAGGGGAAACAACGCATTTGGACTTGGTGGTGATGCAACTGCTGAAGCTTTTGAAGTTGAAAATGATGTTCAAGAAAGAGAAGATGTGAACCATATGGAAAATGGTACTGAGTCTAATGAGACAACATGTAGACCTTCTAAAGAAAAGTTGCCTTCTAGGAAGAGAGCTAAATTCATGCTTACTGTTGGGCAAAATTCACGACATTGCCACGTAAAAGATACATTTAAAAGGTCCAAGTTTGCAATAAGCACTAGCTTTAATCGTGTTTTAAAAGCTTTACTTCTCATAGCTCCAAGCCAAATGGTGAAACCAAATGGTTTAGTTCCTACGAAAATTAGAGAAAGTACACGATTCTATCCATATTTTAAGGTATATTATTTCATCTTTGGtaaagtttttagtttttgttattcctaa